One Deinococcus grandis DNA window includes the following coding sequences:
- the murG gene encoding undecaprenyldiphospho-muramoylpentapeptide beta-N-acetylglucosaminyltransferase codes for MSLVVMATGGTGGHIYPAVATARELSRRGHEVLLLGQRGGMEERVSREQGLPFEGVDAGKLARSGQGRPDPRELLRAGQGVLQARSLLNRLKPGVVVGYGGFASLPGVLAAQSLGVPTVLHEQNARLGLTQRLAVRKARAVGTAYERVIGLDAKLATMVGMPVREERLPRAEALARLGLQEGPLTIFVMGGSQGSLFLNQTVPDVLRHVFGPEGLLPPPAPGVVDLDFTGAGRGGVQVLHSTGPRWLSEVAPGVRDLEWYEAAGYVDAVAAWSVADLAITRAGTSTLAEAAYHGVPLIMVPLPESAENHQFHNAQAVQAAGAGVVVEQRNASEALGRAVLECAAAGTRASMREAALGRAQTGAAGRFADLIERHLR; via the coding sequence CATATCTATCCGGCGGTGGCGACGGCGCGGGAGCTGTCGCGCCGAGGGCATGAGGTGCTGCTGCTGGGGCAGCGTGGGGGGATGGAGGAGCGCGTGTCGCGCGAGCAGGGCCTGCCGTTCGAGGGCGTGGACGCCGGGAAGCTGGCGCGCAGCGGGCAGGGCCGCCCGGACCCGCGGGAGCTGCTGCGGGCCGGGCAGGGCGTGTTGCAGGCCCGTTCGCTGTTGAACCGGCTGAAGCCGGGCGTGGTGGTCGGGTACGGGGGCTTCGCGAGCCTGCCGGGCGTGCTGGCCGCGCAGAGTCTGGGCGTGCCGACGGTGCTGCACGAGCAGAACGCCCGGCTGGGCCTGACGCAGCGGCTGGCGGTGCGCAAGGCGCGCGCGGTGGGCACGGCGTACGAGCGCGTGATCGGCCTGGACGCGAAGCTGGCGACGATGGTGGGCATGCCGGTGCGTGAGGAGCGGCTGCCGCGCGCGGAGGCGCTGGCGCGGCTGGGGCTCCAGGAGGGGCCGCTGACGATCTTCGTGATGGGCGGCTCGCAGGGGTCGCTGTTCCTGAACCAGACGGTGCCGGACGTGCTGCGGCACGTGTTCGGCCCGGAGGGGCTGCTGCCGCCGCCCGCGCCGGGCGTGGTGGATCTGGACTTCACGGGCGCGGGTCGGGGTGGGGTGCAGGTGCTGCACTCGACCGGGCCGCGCTGGCTGTCGGAGGTCGCGCCGGGCGTGCGGGACCTGGAGTGGTATGAGGCAGCCGGGTACGTGGACGCGGTGGCGGCGTGGTCGGTGGCGGATCTCGCGATCACGCGCGCAGGCACGAGCACGCTGGCGGAGGCGGCGTATCACGGGGTGCCGCTGATCATGGTGCCGCTGCCGGAATCGGCGGAGAACCATCAGTTCCATAACGCGCAGGCGGTGCAGGCGGCGGGTGCAGGTGTGGTGGTGGAGCAGCGCAACGCGTCAGAAGCGCTGGGGCGGGCGGTGTTAGAGTGTGCGGCAGCGGGGACGCGCGCCTCGATGAGAGAGGCGGCGCTCGGGCGGGCCCAGACGGGTGCGGCGGGGCGGTTCGCGGACCTGATCGAACGGCACCTGCGTTAG